Proteins from one Methanobrevibacter thaueri genomic window:
- a CDS encoding FprA family A-type flavoprotein gives MKANAQKIADGVYWIGVLDWDLRTYHGYTLDGTTYNAYIVFGEDEVAIIDNAYPGKTKEMMARIDDAFAQEGREVKVDYIIQNHVEKDHSGVLVDLHKRFPEAPIYCTKIAVNGLLKHYPALEGAEFITVGTGDSLDVGGRTLAFLDAFLLHWPDSMFTLLADETGILFPNDAFGQHLCFTQRFSDEIPENVLMDAAQKFYANLITPLSKLVLKKLNEVVELGLLDSIKMIAPSHGQIWTDPMQIIGAYQNWATGVCEDKITIIYDTMHYSTQQMAHEIAEGAMSEGYDVEMFFLHEDERSEIVKSILTSKGIAVGDPTINDVPYPSIGDIMYYLKGLLFNRTGIVRKAVTFGSMGGKGGTPAMLAEELNNCGFDVVDTQEITFVPTAEEDEASYELGKKLAQACKEL, from the coding sequence ATGAAAGCTAACGCACAAAAAATAGCTGATGGAGTATACTGGATCGGTGTACTCGATTGGGACTTAAGAACCTACCACGGTTACACATTAGACGGAACAACCTACAACGCCTACATTGTATTCGGTGAAGACGAAGTAGCGATTATCGATAACGCATACCCTGGAAAAACCAAGGAAATGATGGCCCGTATCGACGACGCCTTCGCACAAGAAGGAAGAGAAGTCAAAGTTGACTACATCATCCAAAACCATGTGGAAAAGGACCACTCAGGTGTATTGGTGGACTTGCACAAAAGATTCCCTGAAGCACCTATCTACTGTACCAAAATCGCAGTAAACGGTCTTTTAAAACACTACCCTGCTTTAGAAGGCGCTGAATTCATCACTGTCGGAACCGGTGACAGCTTAGATGTCGGCGGAAGAACCTTAGCGTTCCTCGATGCATTCCTATTGCACTGGCCGGACAGCATGTTCACTTTACTTGCAGACGAAACAGGTATTTTATTCCCTAACGACGCATTCGGTCAACACTTATGCTTCACACAAAGATTCTCTGATGAAATCCCTGAAAACGTATTGATGGACGCAGCCCAAAAGTTCTACGCAAACCTAATCACCCCACTTTCAAAATTGGTTCTCAAAAAATTAAACGAAGTAGTCGAATTAGGTTTACTCGATTCAATCAAGATGATTGCACCATCCCACGGTCAAATCTGGACCGACCCTATGCAAATCATCGGAGCTTACCAAAACTGGGCAACCGGTGTATGTGAAGACAAAATCACAATCATTTACGACACCATGCACTACTCAACCCAGCAAATGGCTCACGAAATTGCAGAAGGTGCAATGTCTGAAGGCTACGATGTTGAAATGTTCTTCCTTCACGAGGATGAAAGGTCCGAAATCGTCAAAAGCATCCTTACCAGTAAAGGAATAGCTGTAGGTGACCCTACAATCAACGATGTTCCATACCCAAGCATCGGAGACATCATGTACTACCTCAAAGGATTATTGTTCAACAGAACAGGAATTGTAAGAAAAGCAGTCACCTTCGGATCCATGGGAGGTAAAGGTGGAACACCTGCAATGCTTGCTGAAGAGTTAAACAACTGCGGATTTGACGTTGTGGACACCCAAGAAATTACCTTCGTGCCAACCGCTGAAGAGGATGAGGCAAGCTACGAATTGGGTAAAAAATTAGCTCAAGCATGTAAAGAATTATAA